GTCTTGATGGCCTCGCGGAAAAGGTCTGCCTTGTCCATGGATGGATCGGCAACCTCAAGGGCTTTGTTGTACAGGTCGTCGTCGATGGTAACGGTGGTTCTCATGGCTGCCCCTTGAATCACTAATGATGTAATTATGCATCTAATAGGACATCACGACAACCGGCTGGGCAGAGGAGAGTTTTTCCCTAATATCTGCGAAAATTTCCCTCAAATGAGGCTATCCCGCTGGCAAATTTCTGTCTAATCTGGCGGGCCCGTTTGTACTATCAAAATGACAAAGCCACCCGAAGGTGGGCTGTCACTCCAAAAGCACCTAGCTAAGCTAGACGGTTGAGGGGTTAATTGTGATTAAATTTTACGTAAAATATGCCTCTAATACAATATTGCCATCAGTAATCCATTGTGAGTTTTTACAGAAAGTGGAAATGTTTAATATTGGTATTTTAGGTGTAGTACGCGCTCCGATCTGACAGTCACCCGCGCCCGTAGCACGCGCCCAGCGGCCTTACCAGCCGTCGCGACGCTAGACCTCGCCATCAAAGTGGCGGACAAATAATGCCCGCATGCAACTGATAGTCATATCGCTCCAGAACCGACCCGCTACGCGGGATCGGAAAACAGCAAAGACCCAGGGCGATCAACCATTCTCGCCCCAACATTTCACTCACAAATTTTCACGCAATTTAGAATTATGCCGCAGCAATGCCAAGCATTTAGCAATGAAAATTGGCATCAGCTTCGCATCATATTTATTTTGTATTGCAATTAATTTACATCATTTTTTATCACCAAACACCGATACCTCGTCGCATTCTTGTCTGCCGAACGACCAAACAATCAAACAGGTTACCCGCGCAATTGCTACCGTCTTCCGCCACCTTTACACCGACGACGCACCAGAAACATTACACATTCGAACTTTATCAGCCGCGAACTCATCGTACGGCTACGATAGGCTACCAAAAATATTAAATCAGGATCGCAAATTACTCGCATTGCACGTGCCACAGACTTGCCGCAAACTCGCTTACGATTTGCAGCAAAACAAGGATCAAGTACAAGGACAGGATGCCGGATATGTGCCTGTCGGCTCAATCCAGTATTTCGTCCGCTAGGTCGCCTCGCGCTCGTCGCAGACGACTCAGGGCTTCGCCCCGAGACCCGTTAATTAATCCTACACGTCAAGAACCCCTACACCCAACCAGCACCAAAAAACACGCAAGACCTGCCACAGCCACGCACATCGCAAAGCTAACAACGCCAATCCGCCAAATGCCTTGCCAAAGCACAACCAACATGATGTAGTGCATTATCAAAAGAGCCACCACGAAACCACCATGAACATGGCAAAGCCAGAATTCTTCATGCCAGTACCCGACAACGAGTGCAAGGGCGCGCCATCCTCCTGCGCTTGAGGGCTCCTGACGACACCACAATCCGCAACTCAGCGAGTATTCGCTCGATTTAGGTTTTCGAATACATCAGCAGCTCTAGATTGCCTGGCAGAAGTAGACTATATGACCCCATCGTCCTGGTGCTCAGCGACATCGTTCGCGCCATCCGTGCATGGCGTGCAGAGTTAGCCAAGCATGGATACGTCCCGCCAGAGGCAATCTTAGAACCCGTAATTTTGAGAGCAGGCCCATTAATCTTGCGTATCACGAAGCAGACATCAAGGCCGCATGAGCGGGGCAGGGTAGCGCAGCTAGAAATTTTTTCTGCAAAACTCTCAAAAACAAGTAAGTAAATATGACGGCTATGCAGAAGCAATGTTGGTGCAACAAGCTGCTGTGGGGGCGGAGTTGGTAATCCCCCCAATAAAAAGTATCGGCGGATTCAAGCGGTCACTGCAACGCGTTATTAAAAATTTCCGCCGGCGTTCTAAACCCGAGAGTTTTTCGTGGTCGGGCATTGAGCTCTGCTGCTATGTCATCTAATTCGTGTTGGGAATATTTGGCCAGTCCGCTTCCTTTTGGGAAATATTGCCTCAACAGACCATTGGTATTTTCATTAGTGCCACGTTGCCATGGACTACGAGGATCGCAAAAATAAACTTCCATATCTGTTGCGATAGTAAATTGTTTATGTGCTGAAAGCTCTTGTCCGCGATCCCAAGTTAAACTTTTGCAGATCTGATAGGGAAGTTTTTTCATCTGCTCCGTCAGTGAGTGCACCACACTTGGTGCTGTGCGGCCTTCACACTTACACAAGACGGTAAATCTAGACTGACGCTCAACTACGGTGGCTATGGCGCTGTTATTGGCACCGATAATCAGATCGCCCTCCCAGTGCCCAGGGATTGCTCGGTCTTCGATTTCAACGGGACGATCTCTGATCGAGATAGCATCCAAAATTTGCCCTCTACTACCGGCCTTATGATTTTTGGCATGGCGAAACATCCGTTTCGTTCTTAAATGTTTTTTCAGCTCTTCCCGAAATAAGGCCCGTGTCTGAATAAACAAAGATTTGTATATCGTTTCATGGGACACATACATCTCCTTGCTCGTGTCGGTCTGCCTGGTCTTTAGCCATCCAGCGATTTGCTCTGGAGACCAGTTTGAGGCGAGCCTTTCCTCTACAAGACATCTTAGGGCGGGACGTTCTGCCAGTAAGAATGATTTTGGTCGCTTCGCTCGTTTAAGAAAAGCTTGTTCAGCAATACTGGCACGATATTTAACGACGCCACCGTTCCGGGATATTTCCCTGGAAATTGTCGATGGTGAACGATTAAGTTCTCTGGCAATACTGCGAATACTGCACTCTTTGGCTAGTGCCCTAGAAATGTCTTCGCGCTCTTCAAGAGTAAGGTAAGTCGCTCGACGCTGCCTCTTTCGTGGCGTGATGCCACCGTGATAGAGCAGGTAGGAGTATATGGTTGCCGCTGGCTTCTCAATGTCCCTGGCTATTTCGCTCATCGGATATCCTTGTTGCCACATTCGCCAGATGATGGCTTTGCGATCATCGGTCATTGCTCCGTAAATACTTGGCATCGCACACCTCATCGATTTTAATTTATGATGAAAATCAGGTGTTGCAGTGACCGCTTGAATCCGCCCTTCTTCACGATAGAGACGCTCAGTACGCTTATGGTTGATGACTAGACCTTCCCGGCGCAACATAACGTGCAAACGCGGCGATCCAAAGCGCGGGCGCTCTTGCGCCAATTCCCGTATCCTCTGACGAACAGGCGCATCGTCCTCAACAGGTATCGGTCGTCGATAGGTGCGCCGGTTCAGACCAATTAAGCTGCAGGCCCGCCGCTCAGAGAAGTCGTATTGCGCGATGACTTGCTGCACGATTTCTTTGCGCTGCGCGGGCAGCGCTACTTTTTTTGCAGGACGTCTTTCAATACGAGGATATCCAGCGCTTGCTCTGCAACCAGGCGTTTGAGCTTCTGATTCTCTTCTTCCAAAGCCTTTAAACGCCGGGCCTCCGAGACTTCCATGCCACCAAACTTGCTACGCCAGTTGTAAAACGTGACGTCTGATATGCCGTGCTTACGGCATAAATCTGCCACCTTCATTCCGGCGTCGGCTTCCTTCAAGACGCCAATGATCTGTTCTTCCGTAAATCTCGATTTCTTCATGACTAGCTCTCCATCAGCACAGTCACTAACTTTACATTGGGATACTTTTACGGGGGAAGGTCACACACCCAGGCAGTCTAAACATATCTACATTCTTCGCGGGTGCAAATGCTACTAATTGCATTGTAAAAGTACAAATACCGGCTATGTACATGAGTCTTAATTAGGACTAAAATTGGTCTCCACTCATTTGCAATAGAGGTCTGATCATGAAATTCTCAACTCAAGTAAAGCCTATCAGCTACCTCAAAAGTCACGCGGCTGAAATTATCAAAGACATCTCGGAAAATCGTGAACCTATGCTGATTACGCAAAATGGTGAGGCCAAGCTGGTTGTCATGGACGTGAAGAGCTTTGAAGAACAAGAAGAAACGCTCGCACTACTCAAAATTCTGGCACTCGGTAATCGTGAAATTGAGCAAGGTAAATTTCGTGATGCTGAGGATGTGTTTGCTGACCTGGACAAGGCTGATCACTGATGAGCTTGAGAGTCGTCATACTCGATTCAGCAGAGCAAGATCTGAAAGAGCTCAGATCCTACATACTTAAAACCTTTTCCGCTGACACTTGGAGCACTACTTACGCCAAGATAAAAGAAGCAATTCGCAATCTGCAAAATTTTCCGCAGGCTGGTGGCATTCCAGTAGAAATTGAAAAACTTAACCTCACGCAATACAGGCAAGTTTTATCTGGAATGAATCGGATCATTTATGAAGTGCGGCAGGATGTTATTTACATCCATATTGTTGTTGACGCTAGACGCGATATGAATTCGTTACTTACTCGTAGATTATTACGGGCAATATAATATGATTAAAATAAAAATTCGAATTCAAGGATTTCCTGTGAGCTTACACAAATGAATATTTTACAGTAGAAGAAAAAGTTAAGACTCTTGTTGGAAATAATGATCAGGCAGAATTTTTCTTCAATGATGAAGAACCGATTTCTTCATGCTTGCTCTCAATTAGCACAGGCACTAACTTTACATAAGATAAATTATAGGTAACTTTACTGCCTGCCCCAAATAGTAATGTTCGCCTTACCTCATTAAGCGCATTGTGAATTTGATCTAATACGACTACACCGCATTTTTCTTGTTCAGATACATCGAAAGCTTTAATGGTCGATTCCGGGACGAATGCCTGAACGATCACTGGTTCTCGACATTGCATGAGGCGCGGTACCGAATTGAGGCCTGGCGACGTGATGACAATTCGGTGCGGCCCCACAGCGTACAGAACTACGCTACACCCAATGCGTTTGCTGCCAAACAGTTTTTAAACTCGGATTCTACTGCGCGCTGTAGCTAATTTTTTTTGGGTGGGGGGCAGGTCAGTAAAAATCTAATCATTGAACTGCACTAAAGCACGGAATCCGTGTACTATACGACTAACGAAATAGAGTCCAGTTGTCTAAAGGAAGTTATGCGAAAAAGAAGCCCGAGTCCGGAGGAAATCAAAGCGGAGCGCCACGCAACTGGTTTGTCCCAAACCGCCGCCGCCAATTTGATTTACTCAACTTTGCGAACTTGGCAGGATTGGGAGGCTGGTGCGGCACACATGCACCCCGGGCTTTGGGAGTTGTTTCTTCTAAAAAAAACCGGAAGCCGTCAAACCGCGCAAGACACTGGAGCTGTAGAGATGTAGAAAGCAGGCATGGTCGAGGCTGTAACCTCGCCCTTGCCCTGGCCACAATAATTCATCAGGAGCCACCATGGTTAACCAAGATTCTACCGCACCAGGATACATCCTCTATTTTAGTGAGCGCCATCAGCGCTTGCTGCTGCCGACCGCCATCGCCGCCGCGCTGGCCGGCGAAGCTAATCTCGCGATGGCGGCGAAAGTGGCCGCAGATAAAGAAGAAAAGGCCGCTGCCAACGTCGAAAAATCCGGCTTCGGCATGGCGAAGCTGATTCCACAGCACGAGAATATTTTAGTCCTGCGCCAGATCGATTTTGGCCTCGACAGCATTCGCACCGACACGCGACACGACCTATCGGACGCCATGACGCTGGCGACCCGTCTGCTCGCACGATCAACAGTCGCGCTCGATGCTGCATCAGCAAGGCTGTCGTATGACCTACTTGTGGCTATATCGATGACCATTGCTTACGAGCGCGGGCGCGGCAACCTGGTCGATGTCTTAGATTTTCTCCGCGACCCGGAGTGGGATAGCAACCAGCAGATGTTTTGGTCCTTTTATCAACCTCAACCGGCCTTTGAGCAAGCCGACGCAGCCCATTGGATGGGTGTGTTCCGCAGAAAAATCAGGAAATTAAAGGCTAGTCAGACGGATAAGATGGCCATTGACTGCTACAAACATTGGACAAGCGCCGGCTATCCGGCGAAAGGACGCAAGCCCCCAAAAGCACTGCCTACAACTCAAGTGTTTGCCCCGGATGATCTTGCACGTGCCACCGTGCAGCTCGGAGAGCAGAAGGACGATCGG
Above is a genomic segment from Herbaspirillum sp. RTI4 containing:
- a CDS encoding type II toxin-antitoxin system Phd/YefM family antitoxin, which encodes MKFSTQVKPISYLKSHAAEIIKDISENREPMLITQNGEAKLVVMDVKSFEEQEETLALLKILALGNREIEQGKFRDAEDVFADLDKADH
- a CDS encoding type II toxin-antitoxin system RelE/ParE family toxin; its protein translation is MSLRVVILDSAEQDLKELRSYILKTFSADTWSTTYAKIKEAIRNLQNFPQAGGIPVEIEKLNLTQYRQVLSGMNRIIYEVRQDVIYIHIVVDARRDMNSLLTRRLLRAI
- a CDS encoding IS30 family transposase translates to MPSIYGAMTDDRKAIIWRMWQQGYPMSEIARDIEKPAATIYSYLLYHGGITPRKRQRRATYLTLEEREDISRALAKECSIRSIARELNRSPSTISREISRNGGVVKYRASIAEQAFLKRAKRPKSFLLAERPALRCLVEERLASNWSPEQIAGWLKTRQTDTSKEMYVSHETIYKSLFIQTRALFREELKKHLRTKRMFRHAKNHKAGSRGQILDAISIRDRPVEIEDRAIPGHWEGDLIIGANNSAIATVVERQSRFTVLCKCEGRTAPSVVHSLTEQMKKLPYQICKSLTWDRGQELSAHKQFTIATDMEVYFCDPRSPWQRGTNENTNGLLRQYFPKGSGLAKYSQHELDDIAAELNARPRKTLGFRTPAEIFNNALQ